The Anopheles merus strain MAF chromosome 2L, AmerM5.1, whole genome shotgun sequence genome has a segment encoding these proteins:
- the LOC121591538 gene encoding transmembrane protein 70 homolog, mitochondrial, protein MHSLRLALPRIVRAIPSSSALVRAPLGVILRQNSCLLHQRQDSATSMRMLCSKTAPPTSAQDAAKHTKDDNLGDRVYYGSLTPQIRAVKVFSLATSIGGIVAQPILLEQASKVGGMPMIVAVCGFAGFFTFVTPILLHLVTKRYITDLHYDPSKQQYTATTITFFLQREKTAFKIEDVTVPEVGGLFTTFLVKNKAFFVDPQLFPDPTHYIKIMGYDKPIDFKFEEARQTSNSEEKEKQHR, encoded by the exons ATGCATTCGCTACGGTTAGCGCTGCCACGAATTGTGCGCGCAATACCTAGTTCCTCAGCTTTAGTTCGAGCACCATTAGGCGTAATATTGAGGCAAAACTCGTGCCTGCTGCACCAGCGGCAAGATTCAGCAACATCCATGCGGATGCTATGTTCGAAAACAGCGCCACCCACCAGTGCTCAAGACGCTGCCAAACACACCAAGGACGACAATCTGGGCGACCGAGTGTACTACGGGAGTCTCACGCCACAAATACGGGCGGTAAAGGTGTTCTCGTTGGCCACCAGCATAGGCGGCATCGTTGCGCAACCGATTTTGCTCGAACAAGCCAGCAAGGTAGGCGGTATGCCGATGATAGTGGCCGTTTGCGGGTTTGCCGGATTCTTCACCTTCGTCACACCGATACTGCTGCACTTGGTCACAAAACGATACATTACCGATCTGCACTACGATCCTTCCAAGCAGCAGTATACGGCCACAACGATAACGTTTTTCCTTCAGCGGGAAAAG ACGGCTTTTAAAATTGAGGATGTTACCGTGCCGGAAGTTGGTGGTTTGTTTACGACATTTTTGGTGAAAAACAAAGCCTTCTTTGTCGATCCGCAGCTGTTTCCCGATCCTACACATTACATCAAAATAATGGGTTACGACAAACCGATCGATTTCAAGTTTGAAGAAGCTCGACAAACGAGTAACagcgaagaaaaggaaaagcaacatcgataa